From the Papaver somniferum cultivar HN1 chromosome 2, ASM357369v1, whole genome shotgun sequence genome, the window TGGTTCTATCTACAGCTGGTCCAACCCCACTTGTGACCCAGGCTGCCGGAGTGATGCAGAGCTCTGTACCTATGACCCAGCAATCAGTTCCTGTTTTTCGGCAACCTGCCGGTGTACTGTCCCATTATCCTCCTAATTACATTCCATATAGCCAATTTTTCTCCCCATTCTATGTACCACCTCCAACAATTCACCATTTTTTGAGCAACCCTGCTTTCCCTCAGCAACCTCCCACTGGCAGTGTATATCCATCTCCTGCAGCTGCCAGTGGCATCAAATACTCTTTTCCACACTATAAACCTGGAACTAATACAGGAAATTCAGCCCATATCGGAATTCCAACCGGTTATGGACCATATAGTTCCTCCTCAGCTGGTTATGGTCCTAGTCCAGCTACGACTGCTGCTAACTCAAATGGCAGTGAGGATCGTGCTGCACCTCAGAGCAAGGAAAATAATGTCTATATCACCGGACAACAGGTCcatttttgtttctcttttcttGATTGCAGTTCGCTTTCTAGTATATATTAGTGGAAATTGCATGTGTTAGTTAATAATTCGAGAAAGTTATGGATATTACTTTCCCCCATTGCTTGTGGTGTGGGACTTTGCAACTCGTAACTTTTTTCTTATATTTACATGGAAGTTGTTATATCAAGTTTGGAAGTTGCTGTCTATTTTTCCAAACAAGTATGTTGGCTTTCATCAGCTTAAGTATTTGATTGTGTTAGCGATTTTTAAATTGGTAGTTCAAGTCAATCAGGACCCTGCTGTTCATATTTTGTTAGGCCAATCCATTCTAGTAAAATGTTCTTAACCTAGTTGAGATACATTTTTAAAATACGAGATATGGTGTGAGTTAATTTTACTTATTATCTGGAAGATGAAGGTATTTGCTGATAACTGTGAGCTTTTTGTCTACAGAGTGAAGGTTCAGCTGTCTGGGTTCCCGCACCGAGCCGTGACATTTCTGGAATGCAGGCTAGCTCATTCTACAATCTTTCTCCGCAAGGGCAGCATGTTACCTTCCCACCACAAGGCGGCCATAGTGCATTTGGTGGAGTATATCACCCCGCACAGACGGTCTCTGCTGCATCTGTGCATCCACTGCTGCAACAGTCCCAAATGGCTGGGGGTGTAGAAATTTTGGGACCAACAACTGGTATTTATCAACAGCCTCAACGTGCTCCAATCAACTGGACCAATAATCACTGAAATATGGTATAAAAATTCTTGCGACTCATAGAACAAAGAGTACCCAGTTAATCTAGGGATTTTTGAAGAAGAAATGTTATGGAAGGAGGGAAAGCATCAAGATGAAGATACAGCATTGGCCTTATTGGAGCATGTAAATATGTAAAAGGTGAATCATTTTTTGGGCACTACCCATATTTCTTTGGGGACTGCTGGAAAGAGACAAAATAAGGTTATCCTTAAGTAAATCTCATAGTCCCTTGTCCATATATTTCTGTTAATTGCTAAAATGTTTTTGTGTTATTATTTGTTAATCATTGGTAAGACAGTAAACTAATTATAGAAGTATGATTAGATTATATAGATTTAAACTGGATCAATTTAAAATTTCAGAGGAAGAGTTAGATTGgaattttgtaaaagaaaaaaaagaggaacAATTCTTTAAGAAAACCTAGAAATACAGTAAAACAACATGCTTATGCTTGAAAAGTAACATAACACAGTAAACATATCATTCAAAAGCCCACTGGTTCTCCCTTCtaacctcctcctcttcctcaggGGTGAAGTCATTCTTAATATTGAACGTCTTGCGAATTTCCTCCGGTGTCTTTCCCTTGATCATATCCGCAACTGTCTGGCAAGTCAAGTCCAATAAGTTCTTAATATTCAAGTAGTTTGCTGCTAAGACAATATCGAACAATGTAGCTTGATCGACCTTAACAAAATCAGCATCCCAGGTCttaagtttttcttcttcctcagctTTAGCATCGTCCCCTTTAGGACTTGGGACATGTTTCTTGCAGTATTCAACAACTTCAGCCAGAATCTTGCTTGTTACATTAGGCAAAGGTATTCCGTTGTCAGCACAATCGTCTTCGATCATATGCTTAATTGTTTGAGATTGAAGGGCAACATCTTCAGTAACTTCAAAAGCTTCTCCATCAGAACTCAAGTTTACCATCTTTGAAGTCGACATGATGACCTGTTCAAACAAAGTTTGAAAGAAAAATTAGAAATTTTGATGAACAGAGGAAGAAAAGCAGACAAGAAAGAATCGACTGTGAGAAGTGAGAACCCAATTCCTTTGCTCACAGATATATATAGGCCTTTCGAATTCTATATTTAGGAAGGCTTGCTAAAATTTTGGACTAGGAAGGGATTGCTAAATTTTGGGATAGAAGAAGTTGTCTTCGTTCGGGAAACTGAAGATCAAGTTTTGGAAAGCAAAGGACGTATGTCTTGGCACCAAATCCTAGCTGTTTTTGCTTCCGCAATACTACAGCTCCTACTGAGTTCTGAAACCTGAGTTTCTATGAGCAGATTTTACTGTACTGGCTCGAGGGTAAAAATCTACAAGTTTACAACTTAAGGTTGTAATGCTTTGGCATGCTGTAGCTTATGTACTGATGATTGACAAGTACTTATTAAGTATTACATTATGCAATAAAGAAATAAATTCACAATAGATGTGCAGTTTATGCATCTCTGAGCGGTTGCTGTTGTTCTAGGAACTCATTTTCCCTCCTGATGGCTTCAAGATCTGCTTGCAGCTTGTACATGTTTAAACTGTTAGAGGCCATCTTTGCAAGCTTTGCTTCTTGTTCAGTTACTGCTCTTCTTGCTCTATCAGTTGCTAGGATTTTCTGGGATAACAAATCAAAACTCTCGTGGATGCTAGTCAGTAGCAAATAAGCTTGCCGCCTAACTGGGTCTTTCTTTGCATCCCTACACAAGAAACAACACAAATCTCAATCTCAGTTAAGTATCCAAGCAGAACActacttttattttttctttattttttttctatttccaAATTATAAGCAAACTTGTAACTAACAATTAACCATTAAACCAAATTGAGAAGCTCTAACTTGCGTTTGGAAGTAGATTATATTTCTCTATGTATAATTCATTTGACCATCTCCAACAAGGTAGTTGTAGTAGTATCTCTTGTATATTACGTTTTAGCTTTATTTAAATGGTGTCTCAACAAACAGCAGCACAAATATATTAAAAGCTACAGCAAATCATATACCTGAACACAGTCTCATCAACTACGGTGAAAGTTCGATGAAGACGGTCTTGAATGGAGTTGCTCTCCAACTGAAGCTCACGTGTTTCTTTCAAGATGCGCTCAATGTCTGCATCTTGTTTCCTGCTGTTTTTAGTAATCTCTGTTATCCTCTGAATATAGGATTTTCTTGACGCACCTTTGGGTTGGCTCTTAAGCTCCACTGTAAGTCTGGAAAGTTCTTCCTCTCTGAATTATTAGTCCGTCAGCAAGTTAAATTAGTACCACTGAATGTTTTAATCAAATGAGCACAAGAAATTACTGAATCTGCTTACAGAAATTTgtataattattttattctcttatTACAGTGCAAGGAGATCAGAACTGTGAAGACAATCTTCCTCGATGTCACATCAAACAGACATCTTTGGCAGCTAAAAAGAATTTTGCTTCTTAATTTATCAACTAAAATAGTTCAGCTTCAAACAATATCCCATGCTCCATTACCAAAAACAATACTTTCTAAAACCTTTGCCTCAAATTTATTTTCAGACCAGTAGATTCCTTAAATTTTTAATTAGTTAGATACAGATAAAAGAAGttttactctctttttttttaagctTAAAATTTACTTAATTACTGTATTTATGTCTTGAAGTTAAAATACCTCTTTTTAATTTCAGATCTGATTGCCTCTGTTTCAGGCTCGATTTCATGCACCTTATGAAGTTTTTCCAGCACTTCTGGATTTTGCATGCTACGTGATTCCTCGAGGCTTCTTTTTTTCTCCGAGAAAGATTTTTCAACTGCATCGCTGTAGGACAAAGGCAGCTTAGTTTTTTACTTCCACAAATAAACAGTATTTCATTCAAAATAAAAGAGGTTTGAACTGTTCAGTGTTTCATAAACCATTTTTTCCTGCCTCCAATCATACATTTCTCGAAATCGTCTCCAAATATTTATGATTGGTCTGTAGCCTGGTTACAAGGTAGGAAAATGTTGATTTCCAAGAGAAGAAATGAGTAATACCATTGCGCCTCCAACTGCAAGAGAGACTGCCTTCTCGATTCTAATTGTCTAGTTAGGTCTTCAATATGGAAGTCCAAAGGATGCTGCTCATCTGATGTCATTCTTATTGCCCATTTCAACAACTCGTTGTCCACCTCTAAAAGATGAGATTCTGAAGTTTTCTCTGCCACTTCCTTCTGCAGCATCGTTTCTTGGCTTCGTAACTCTTTGATGCTACTTTTTAACTGAAGACAATCAATGAAACAAGCCAATCAGGAGTCTGTAACCAGTTTGgatttgaaaaaggaaagaaaagaatctATGACCCATTATTGCTTTCTCATAATATACTTTTAGTCATATCTGCAACAATTATGCTACAAAGGACCAAAACCGAAAGCTTCAGAATgcatccccaaatcagtaaaggATACACTATTTTGGTATACAAAAACCTGAGGTACGCACACTGAAGTTTACTTTGTGGTCCTTTTTACTGAAGAGAAAATATTTGTGTCTCAAAAACTATGACTTAAAATTTTTGGTGCTTCAGCCTAATTAGCTTTATTTTATTTGCAAAGCCTTTGAGAAATGGGTCAGAATCACTATCAGAAACAGAAAATCCTCTGATCTAGTCCAATTCATATATCTAGCAAGTTTACTATCTTGCTCCAACTTACCCTGGATGATGACGCTTGTAGAGAGGCCAGTTTCTGCTTAAGTTTCGTAGTACTATCATTTACTTGAGGTGGTGAATCAGCAGCCGCCTTGATTATCTCTGAGGAGTTCTCCATAATTTCCCCCTCTTTTTCGTATCCAGCATCTTCCGCATTTGATTCAAGTGATtctgattttgataaacttgcAATAGCAGGCTCATTATTCCGCTGCAGAGGTAAAGAAGCATCAAGTGGATCATTGATAATAACCTCATCACTAACGGTACTTGAGGACTCTCGGACCTCTTCTTTCACTCTTGGTTCCACGACCAAACTAGCAACGGGCTCATTCAAGTCAGCTTCTTTTCCACCTTCTGATATCTCAGACAGCTTATCTACCAAAAATCTGACCAACTTATAGGAGTCCTCTTCAGAAGGATACAGGAACTGCCGTAAGCAACACATATAATTTCAGAATGATATACATTGCAATGAAATTAGAAGAAACAGTAGTAGGACAGCTAGCCAAACATAAGCATAAAAACATGAACTAGCAAAGACGGAGTTCCCTCGTAAGAACCCAAATCTACTAAAACAAATTAGACTCGATATGAACAAATGAAATTACTCACATGATCACGTAGATTGACATAAAAAAATGATCTCGAATTAAAAAAAGATGGTCTCATGATTTCGGCTtcttgattgcatctaaatagtTCCTTTAAGTAAATCAGAATCCTATTGATAGACGTTTGTTTAAAAATCAAACAAAGCATTCTAATATTCATCATTTATTAAGAAAAATGAAGTAACAGTAGTAGTACCTGATTGAAGCTCATATCTCCTCTATACCCTAATTTTTTCACAGCAGAAGAGATTTCTGAACATATCTTAAACCTTTCCGCCATAGAGTCCGGTAATGAGGTAGGAAACAACAGAGAATTGTCGATCTGAC encodes:
- the LOC113348912 gene encoding coiled-coil domain-containing protein 22 homolog isoform X1, translating into MDEAQEILINSLENSGISLPAGVFKIKDLTETALVSICSQSLRQIDNSLLFPTSLPDSMAERFKICSEISSAVKKLGYRGDMSFNQFLYPSEEDSYKLVRFLVDKLSEISEGGKEADLNEPVASLVVEPRVKEEVRESSSTVSDEVIINDPLDASLPLQRNNEPAIASLSKSESLESNAEDAGYEKEGEIMENSSEIIKAAADSPPQVNDSTTKLKQKLASLQASSSRLKSSIKELRSQETMLQKEVAEKTSESHLLEVDNELLKWAIRMTSDEQHPLDFHIEDLTRQLESRRQSLLQLEAQCDAVEKSFSEKKRSLEESRSMQNPEVLEKLHKVHEIEPETEAIRSEIKKREEELSRLTVELKSQPKGASRKSYIQRITEITKNSRKQDADIERILKETRELQLESNSIQDRLHRTFTVVDETVFRDAKKDPVRRQAYLLLTSIHESFDLLSQKILATDRARRAVTEQEAKLAKMASNSLNMYKLQADLEAIRRENEFLEQQQPLRDA
- the LOC113348912 gene encoding SKP1-like protein 1A isoform X2 yields the protein MHKLHIYCEFISLLHNVIMSTSKMVNLSSDGEAFEVTEDVALQSQTIKHMIEDDCADNGIPLPNVTSKILAEVVEYCKKHVPSPKGDDAKAEEEEKLKTWDADFVKVDQATLFDIVLAANYLNIKNLLDLTCQTVADMIKGKTPEEIRKTFNIKNDFTPEEEEEVRRENQWAFE